One window of Vitis riparia cultivar Riparia Gloire de Montpellier isolate 1030 chromosome 5, EGFV_Vit.rip_1.0, whole genome shotgun sequence genomic DNA carries:
- the LOC117914095 gene encoding uncharacterized protein LOC117914095, protein MLGTQNSSKNLENSALVARGTQSNNNHQTKKNRPWCDHCRKPGHTKETCWHLHGKPADWKPSRPQQNREGRGYTATAEEDTFGTSSNPGPFSKEQLEALQKMFQQTLQSTGTTIGTASVAQKGLELWEEDWQC, encoded by the exons ATGTTGGGAACCcaaaattcctccaaaaatcttGAGAACTCAGCCCTAGTTGCacgaggaacccaatccaacaaCAACCACCAAACGAAGAAGAATCGTCCATGGTGCGACCATTGTAGAAAACCTGGACACACGAAAGAGACTTGCTGGCATCTACACGGTAAACCTGCTGATTGGAAACCTTCTCGGCCACAGCAAAACAGAGAAGGTCGGGGTTACACCGCTACAGCCGAAGAAGACACATTTGGCACTAGCTCAAATCCTGGACCGTTTAGCAAAGAGCAATTGGAGGCACTACAGAAAATGTTCCAACAGACTCTTCAATCAACTGGAACAACTATTGGTACCGCATCTGTAGCCCAGAAAG GCCTTGAACTCTGGGAAGAggattggcaatgctga